From the genome of Cedecea lapagei, one region includes:
- a CDS encoding methyl-accepting chemotaxis protein: MLKNASVRSVIALFLAMSFLIVDILAFVLSANIILLAMLNIAWVLILSTLWTYMTIYLVRPINNVKRSIDEINSGNLSINIPEFGNNCAGRLIPGINTLSAEITTLVMDIRKSSLSAKSLSESLAHQSATLSVKTEQQSAMLIQTASSMEQISAGTKNNADSTRELSDITGGAHRSANHGSDLMQKLTSNMTSITDCANKMTEIITIIDSIAFQTNILALNAAVEAARAGEHGKGFAVVAGEVRNLAHKSSESARSIKSLIDITNQNVLQGASLVCEAEKNMKDIVSGSENIDALMGHIFISTSEQEKGIQQITTALSELEKVTQGNVAVVEELAGSSEVLNKQVFELEKRTSGLQLGESDEARRILPSPAAAKRLLKREAEHWQTF, translated from the coding sequence ATGCTTAAGAATGCAAGCGTTCGCAGCGTTATTGCTCTTTTTCTGGCCATGTCATTTTTAATTGTTGATATTTTGGCCTTTGTTTTATCTGCAAATATTATCCTTTTAGCCATGCTTAATATTGCATGGGTGCTGATACTCTCAACCCTCTGGACGTATATGACGATATATCTTGTACGGCCAATCAATAATGTTAAGCGGAGCATCGATGAAATTAACTCGGGTAATCTGTCGATAAATATTCCTGAGTTTGGAAATAATTGTGCCGGACGATTAATCCCCGGTATAAATACGCTTTCGGCCGAAATTACTACGCTGGTCATGGATATCCGCAAATCCTCCCTGTCGGCGAAATCACTGTCAGAAAGTCTGGCGCATCAAAGCGCAACGCTTTCGGTTAAAACCGAGCAGCAGTCTGCGATGCTTATTCAGACGGCGTCCAGCATGGAGCAGATCTCCGCCGGGACAAAAAATAACGCCGACAGCACTCGCGAGCTAAGCGATATTACCGGCGGCGCCCACCGCTCGGCTAACCACGGCAGCGACCTGATGCAGAAGCTCACCAGCAACATGACGTCGATCACCGACTGCGCAAACAAGATGACGGAAATTATCACCATCATCGACAGCATTGCCTTCCAGACCAATATTCTGGCGCTGAATGCCGCGGTAGAAGCCGCGCGGGCCGGGGAGCACGGTAAAGGGTTTGCGGTAGTGGCCGGCGAAGTCAGAAATCTGGCGCATAAAAGCTCAGAGTCTGCCAGGAGCATTAAGTCACTGATTGATATCACCAATCAAAATGTTTTGCAGGGGGCGAGCCTGGTCTGCGAAGCGGAAAAAAACATGAAGGATATTGTTTCCGGTTCAGAAAATATCGATGCGCTGATGGGCCATATTTTTATCTCCACCAGCGAGCAGGAGAAAGGCATCCAGCAAATTACTACGGCACTCTCCGAGCTGGAAAAGGTGACCCAGGGCAACGTTGCGGTCGTTGAGGAGCTGGCCGGATCTTCCGAAGTGCTGAATAAACAGGTCTTCGAACTGGAAAAAAGAACCAGCGGACTGCAGCTTGGCGAAAGTGATGAAGCCAGGAGGATATTACCGTCGCCGGCTGCAGCAAAGAGATTGCTAAAAAGGGAAGCGGAACACTGGCAGACATTTTAA
- a CDS encoding methyl-accepting chemotaxis protein encodes MKISNMRVGVRLSGGFFLVLFLMILMGVGASLFSRANVHAVDEMIDQHLQKERLVEEWLAQVDKSSGNAIAAMGTENTALRQKLLASIAQNSAVTTRVQSQLSSLIVLDTGKHLLANLLPVREKYLQVRTEGLARAERGEHQEMDTYISERFIPISEEYRQALQALLDFQKQLIDDTHARIQKTSRNNQLLVLLLVSLGLVLGATTAWYITASITRPLKEAVSVAGRVAEGDLTADVHVHSRDELGQLMQSLKEMIASLGVTVRNVSAGAESIAMAADEIDAGNQDLASRTEEQAASVEQTAATLEQLTSTIKSTASNAHRVNALFNESGEMVKANSERMHVVADAMGDIHEAATKMTDIISAIEGIAFQTNILALNAAVEAARAGEQGRGFAVVAGEVRTLAQRSSASAKEIREIISASVSKITDGRKLVTQADAGMQEIVENVVRVQQLVDEIARASNEQSDGIAQINAAMGQIDTTTQQNASLVEESSAASGSLKEQSGMLINGIRAFTLHSA; translated from the coding sequence GTGAAAATAAGCAATATGCGGGTAGGCGTAAGGCTGAGCGGCGGTTTTTTCCTGGTGCTGTTTCTGATGATTCTGATGGGCGTGGGTGCCAGTTTATTTAGCCGGGCTAACGTGCATGCCGTTGATGAAATGATCGATCAGCATCTGCAGAAAGAGCGGCTGGTTGAGGAGTGGCTGGCCCAGGTCGACAAGAGCAGCGGTAACGCGATAGCCGCAATGGGAACGGAAAACACGGCTCTGCGCCAAAAACTGCTGGCCAGCATCGCACAAAACTCAGCGGTAACGACCCGAGTGCAGTCGCAGCTGAGCTCGTTGATCGTGCTTGATACAGGTAAGCATCTTTTGGCGAATCTTCTCCCGGTGAGAGAGAAATATCTGCAGGTACGCACTGAGGGATTAGCAAGAGCTGAGCGCGGTGAACATCAGGAGATGGATACCTACATATCGGAACGGTTTATCCCGATAAGTGAAGAGTATCGGCAGGCTTTACAGGCGTTACTGGATTTCCAGAAGCAGCTTATCGATGACACTCACGCCCGTATTCAGAAAACCTCACGTAACAATCAACTGCTGGTGCTGCTGTTGGTTTCATTGGGCCTGGTTCTGGGGGCGACGACGGCCTGGTACATAACCGCCAGCATTACTCGTCCGCTAAAAGAGGCGGTGAGCGTTGCGGGCAGGGTGGCGGAAGGCGATCTGACAGCGGATGTTCACGTTCATTCGCGGGATGAACTGGGCCAGCTCATGCAGTCGCTCAAAGAGATGATTGCCTCTTTGGGGGTTACCGTCCGCAACGTCAGCGCTGGAGCGGAAAGCATAGCGATGGCGGCGGATGAGATCGATGCCGGCAATCAGGATCTCGCCTCGCGCACCGAAGAGCAGGCCGCCAGCGTTGAGCAGACCGCAGCGACGCTGGAGCAGTTAACCTCGACCATCAAAAGTACCGCCAGCAATGCCCACCGGGTCAATGCGCTATTTAACGAGTCGGGAGAAATGGTCAAGGCAAACAGCGAGCGTATGCACGTTGTTGCCGATGCAATGGGCGATATCCACGAGGCTGCCACAAAGATGACCGACATTATCTCGGCCATTGAAGGCATCGCATTCCAGACCAATATTCTGGCGCTGAACGCCGCCGTAGAGGCCGCGCGAGCGGGGGAACAGGGCCGTGGTTTTGCGGTAGTTGCAGGAGAAGTACGCACGCTGGCGCAAAGAAGCTCGGCATCGGCAAAGGAAATCCGCGAAATAATCAGCGCCTCGGTGAGCAAAATCACCGATGGCCGCAAGTTAGTTACCCAGGCCGATGCGGGTATGCAGGAAATCGTCGAAAACGTTGTTCGCGTTCAGCAGCTGGTAGATGAGATCGCCCGGGCGAGTAACGAGCAAAGCGACGGCATTGCTCAAATCAACGCCGCGATGGGGCAAATTGACACGACGACCCAGCAGAACGCCTCTTTGGTGGAAGAGTCTTCCGCAGCCAGCGGTTCTCTGAAAGAGCAATCCGGTATGCTGATTAACGGGATTCGAGCTTTTACGCTGCATAGCGCCTAG
- a CDS encoding SDR family NAD(P)-dependent oxidoreductase — protein sequence MTSKTEKWFITGASGGLGLALTRRVLEAGNTVVAAVRNPAALAELQQQFAAQLIIEKLDVTDYASLPAIAKKHADSDVIVNNAGGAIIGAMEEFTEEEIEHQFALNLLSPVHITRAFLPALRAKKQGRLIYITSMGGRVAFPGGAFYHAAKYGLEGFAESTAQEVAEFNIKVQIIEPGSIKTNFQANVRWTEESEAYKNGTVGQLRRWIAEHGEESNAGDPQKMADAIYTLSQQAEPPLRTVLGADAFQILKGSYEKSLQSLKEQKAVSVSVVIEGKTGFIPE from the coding sequence ATGACGTCTAAAACTGAAAAGTGGTTTATTACCGGAGCATCCGGTGGCCTGGGCCTGGCGCTGACACGTCGTGTGCTGGAGGCTGGCAATACCGTTGTGGCCGCGGTGCGTAACCCTGCCGCTTTGGCCGAGCTGCAGCAACAGTTTGCCGCGCAGCTTATCATCGAAAAACTGGATGTCACCGACTATGCCAGCCTGCCTGCTATCGCTAAAAAACACGCCGATAGCGATGTCATCGTTAACAATGCCGGCGGGGCGATAATCGGTGCGATGGAAGAGTTCACCGAAGAGGAAATTGAGCACCAGTTTGCCCTGAACCTGCTCTCTCCTGTTCATATTACCCGTGCATTCCTGCCAGCGTTACGCGCTAAAAAACAAGGACGGCTGATCTATATCACCAGCATGGGCGGCCGCGTCGCCTTCCCGGGTGGGGCGTTCTATCATGCGGCGAAATATGGCCTTGAAGGGTTCGCTGAAAGCACGGCGCAGGAAGTGGCGGAGTTCAATATCAAGGTGCAAATCATCGAGCCCGGCTCCATTAAAACGAACTTCCAGGCGAACGTGCGCTGGACTGAAGAATCCGAAGCCTACAAAAACGGTACCGTTGGCCAGCTGCGTCGCTGGATTGCCGAACACGGCGAAGAGAGTAACGCAGGCGACCCGCAAAAAATGGCTGATGCCATCTATACCCTGAGCCAGCAGGCAGAGCCGCCGCTGAGAACCGTGCTGGGTGCGGATGCTTTCCAGATCCTTAAAGGCAGCTACGAGAAGAGCCTGCAGTCTCTGAAAGAGCAGAAAGCGGTCTCCGTCTCCGTGGTCATCGAAGGCAAAACCGGGTTTATTCCCGAGTAA
- a CDS encoding TetR/AcrR family transcriptional regulator, with amino-acid sequence MARPLSPQKQAALLNAAVAIIAESGLSATTASIAKRAEVAVGTLFTYFATKEQLLNEVYLMLKQDMSDLLVNGYPRDADFRTQIMHIWRGYTEWSLKNPDGKQVLRLLTVSDLLTPETLARTPEALNQADKMFDEAIKQSLFATDCKSFIYAIIQNISDATSEQIIRNPADKEKLLQLGFTMMWRAITV; translated from the coding sequence ATGGCAAGACCCCTAAGCCCGCAAAAACAGGCGGCACTTCTGAATGCCGCGGTGGCGATTATTGCGGAGAGCGGTTTGTCGGCTACAACGGCCAGCATTGCTAAACGCGCTGAAGTGGCGGTAGGCACGTTGTTTACCTACTTCGCCACCAAAGAGCAGCTGCTGAACGAAGTCTATTTAATGCTGAAGCAGGATATGTCTGACCTGCTGGTGAACGGCTATCCGAGAGACGCCGATTTTCGCACGCAGATTATGCACATCTGGCGAGGCTACACGGAATGGTCGCTGAAAAATCCGGATGGAAAGCAGGTGCTCAGGCTGCTGACGGTGTCGGATCTGCTTACGCCTGAAACGCTTGCCAGGACGCCAGAGGCGCTGAATCAGGCGGATAAAATGTTTGATGAGGCCATAAAGCAGTCGCTCTTTGCCACCGATTGCAAATCGTTTATCTATGCCATTATTCAAAATATTTCTGACGCCACCAGCGAGCAAATTATCAGAAACCCGGCAGACAAAGAAAAATTGCTGCAGCTTGGTTTTACTATGATGTGGCGCGCTATTACGGTCTAA
- a CDS encoding SDR family NAD(P)-dependent oxidoreductase has product MKIKTQFNFNSTANEVIKGQDLSGKRAVVTGAASGIGLETARALASAGAEVTLAVRNIEAGKQAAEDIIHSTGNNNVHVAYLDLTNRDSIADFISSWSGVLHILINNAGVMAMPETRTPEGWEAQFATNYLGHFALTRGLHGALKKAGGARVVVVSSSGHHFSPVVFDDIHYHIRPYDPWTAYGQSKSAMVLFAVEASRRWKEDGIFVNAVMPGAIKSNLQRHSGELPVPEHLWKSAQQGAATSIVVATLPELEGVGGRYFADCNEAELITHTSGDRMTEFSVVAGWALDQANASRLWDLTEDLLN; this is encoded by the coding sequence ATGAAGATTAAAACACAGTTTAATTTTAATAGTACGGCAAATGAAGTTATCAAAGGTCAGGATCTTAGCGGTAAGCGTGCCGTGGTGACCGGCGCGGCATCAGGCATCGGCCTGGAAACGGCAAGAGCGCTGGCTAGCGCAGGCGCTGAGGTTACGCTGGCGGTCAGGAATATTGAGGCCGGTAAGCAGGCCGCTGAAGATATTATTCACAGCACCGGGAATAATAATGTCCATGTTGCCTATTTGGACCTCACTAACAGAGATTCCATTGCCGACTTTATTTCTTCATGGTCCGGTGTTTTGCATATTCTAATTAATAATGCGGGCGTAATGGCGATGCCGGAAACCCGAACCCCGGAAGGCTGGGAAGCGCAGTTTGCTACCAACTATCTTGGCCATTTTGCGTTAACCAGGGGGCTGCATGGGGCGCTTAAAAAAGCTGGAGGCGCAAGGGTGGTTGTCGTGAGCTCCAGCGGCCATCACTTTAGCCCGGTAGTGTTCGACGATATTCACTACCATATTCGTCCTTACGATCCATGGACGGCGTACGGGCAGTCGAAATCGGCAATGGTGCTGTTCGCCGTGGAGGCTTCTCGTCGCTGGAAGGAGGATGGCATTTTCGTTAACGCGGTCATGCCCGGTGCGATTAAATCCAATCTGCAGCGGCACTCCGGCGAGCTGCCGGTGCCGGAGCACTTGTGGAAAAGCGCCCAGCAGGGAGCCGCCACGTCAATTGTGGTCGCAACGCTGCCTGAGCTCGAGGGCGTTGGCGGTCGCTATTTCGCCGACTGTAACGAGGCTGAGCTGATTACCCATACCAGCGGAGACCGCATGACCGAGTTTTCAGTGGTTGCTGGTTGGGCGCTGGATCAAGCCAACGCCTCACGGCTATGGGATCTGACAGAAGATCTACTAAATTGA
- a CDS encoding NAD-dependent epimerase/dehydratase family protein: MKIVIVGSGGMVGQGVLLASLAAKDVSDIILLVRKQPEGEHDPRIRYVVNGDLLDFDAADPVFDDVDACFFCAGMSSSGVSEAVYRRVTYDMTLRVAEQLKARSPQMKFVYVSGAGADSSGKSSQMWARVRGEVENKLLTLFPGRAAIFRPAFILPTPEVQSRTPAYRLLYTVVAPVMRLISATTGKRFLSIIDIGNAMLNITRFGVEKTVMTKPDIVACADRHR, from the coding sequence ATGAAAATTGTGATTGTAGGTTCCGGCGGCATGGTCGGACAGGGCGTACTGCTGGCAAGCCTTGCGGCAAAAGACGTGAGCGACATTATTCTGCTCGTCAGAAAGCAGCCTGAAGGTGAGCACGACCCGCGTATTCGTTACGTGGTGAACGGTGACCTGCTGGATTTTGACGCAGCGGACCCGGTGTTCGACGATGTTGATGCGTGCTTCTTCTGCGCCGGCATGAGTTCATCCGGCGTCAGTGAGGCAGTCTATCGACGCGTAACTTACGACATGACGCTACGGGTTGCGGAGCAGCTTAAAGCCCGCAGTCCGCAGATGAAGTTTGTTTATGTCTCCGGCGCTGGCGCAGACAGCAGCGGAAAGAGTTCGCAGATGTGGGCTCGGGTACGTGGCGAAGTGGAAAACAAATTGCTGACGCTGTTTCCCGGCCGCGCTGCTATTTTCCGGCCGGCGTTTATTTTGCCCACGCCAGAAGTGCAGTCCCGAACCCCGGCTTATCGCCTTTTATATACCGTTGTTGCCCCGGTCATGCGTCTTATCAGTGCCACAACCGGAAAGCGATTTTTATCTATCATCGACATTGGCAATGCGATGCTGAACATCACGCGTTTCGGCGTGGAAAAAACAGTTATGACCAAGCCGGATATTGTCGCCTGCGCAGATCGTCACCGCTGA
- the wzz(fepE) gene encoding LPS O-antigen length regulator Wzz(fepE): MSAIELKNAPLEEVRAFPVVNGSNQEIDLINLLGTLYTAKKTIISLTAAAAFAGLMVSFLLPQKWSSRAVVTPPEASQLIELRRAMVELTVLDVANNVDAEHVYQNFLKDFDSQALREEYLANSEYVKKLANAADAGDNSKLHRAIQETSAKFKAVNNADPKLTDATPYTSWSLSFTGPNPEESQEVLSGYIRFVAQRVNQDVVQNLRYALELKSAVEKDKLQLDKINLENQHKVNIQRLGYSLEVANAAGIKKPVYSNGQAVKDDPDYSVALGADGLAEKLKIESSLKDVAELNASVQNREYYLTKLSEVKVNDVDFQPFRYQMNPSLPMKKEGPGKSIVVVLAALIGLIAASGFVLLRNAVSGRKKTLEII; this comes from the coding sequence ATGTCCGCAATCGAATTAAAAAATGCCCCGCTGGAAGAGGTCCGTGCTTTTCCTGTGGTGAATGGATCGAATCAGGAAATTGATTTGATTAATCTGTTGGGCACGCTTTACACGGCCAAGAAAACGATCATTTCTCTCACGGCGGCAGCCGCTTTTGCTGGACTGATGGTGAGCTTCCTGCTGCCTCAAAAATGGTCAAGCCGGGCCGTCGTGACGCCACCTGAAGCCTCGCAGCTCATTGAGCTTCGCCGCGCGATGGTTGAACTGACGGTGCTGGATGTGGCAAACAACGTCGACGCCGAGCACGTCTATCAAAACTTCCTTAAAGACTTTGATTCGCAGGCGCTGCGCGAAGAATATCTGGCAAATTCTGAGTATGTCAAAAAGCTGGCTAATGCCGCCGACGCCGGTGATAACAGCAAATTGCATCGCGCGATTCAGGAAACGTCAGCAAAATTTAAGGCGGTAAATAATGCCGATCCTAAACTGACGGACGCCACACCCTATACTTCGTGGTCTCTAAGCTTTACGGGACCTAATCCGGAAGAGAGTCAAGAGGTGCTCAGCGGCTATATCCGCTTTGTCGCCCAGCGGGTTAATCAGGATGTTGTTCAGAACTTACGCTACGCCCTTGAATTAAAAAGCGCGGTAGAGAAAGATAAGCTTCAGCTGGATAAGATAAATCTCGAGAATCAGCATAAAGTGAATATCCAGCGGCTGGGTTACTCGCTGGAAGTGGCCAACGCGGCGGGAATTAAAAAGCCGGTATACAGCAATGGCCAGGCGGTTAAAGACGATCCTGACTACTCGGTTGCGCTGGGTGCTGACGGGCTCGCTGAAAAGCTGAAGATTGAATCTTCCCTTAAAGACGTTGCGGAATTAAACGCCAGCGTTCAAAACCGTGAGTACTATTTAACTAAGCTGTCGGAGGTTAAGGTTAACGACGTTGACTTCCAGCCGTTCCGCTATCAGATGAACCCTTCCCTGCCGATGAAAAAAGAGGGGCCGGGAAAATCCATCGTTGTGGTATTGGCCGCGTTGATTGGCCTGATTGCTGCCAGCGGCTTCGTGCTGCTTCGTAATGCCGTTTCCGGCAGGAAGAAAACGCTAGAAATAATTTAA
- a CDS encoding aspartate/glutamate racemase, whose product MKTIGLLGGMSWESTVPYYRLINEGIKQRLGGLHSAKIVLHSVDFHEIEACQSSGEWDRAGEMLADAAIGLQKAGAEGIVLCTNTMHKVAEQIEARCSLPFLHIADATGRVIAAQGASQVALLGTRYTMEQDFYRGRLQEQFGICSIIPDVSQRQRINQIIFDELCLGIVNPDSKRYYQQVIQELQELGAQGVIFGCTEIGLLLDQRDCPLPVFDTAAIHAADAVRFMCGEE is encoded by the coding sequence ATGAAAACGATTGGACTGCTGGGTGGAATGAGCTGGGAATCGACTGTTCCCTACTACCGGTTAATCAATGAAGGGATCAAGCAGCGCCTTGGCGGTCTGCACTCGGCCAAAATTGTGCTGCACAGCGTCGATTTTCATGAGATTGAAGCCTGCCAGTCCTCAGGCGAGTGGGACAGAGCGGGCGAGATGCTGGCCGACGCGGCTATCGGGCTGCAGAAGGCCGGTGCCGAAGGGATAGTACTTTGCACCAACACAATGCACAAAGTGGCAGAGCAGATTGAAGCTCGCTGCTCGCTGCCGTTTCTGCACATTGCCGACGCCACCGGGCGGGTGATTGCTGCCCAGGGGGCAAGCCAGGTCGCTCTGCTGGGGACTCGCTACACCATGGAGCAGGACTTTTATCGTGGCCGCCTGCAGGAGCAGTTCGGCATCTGTTCCATTATCCCTGACGTGTCCCAGCGCCAGCGCATTAACCAAATAATATTTGATGAGCTGTGCCTGGGCATAGTTAACCCGGACTCAAAGCGCTATTACCAGCAGGTTATTCAGGAGCTGCAGGAGCTTGGCGCACAAGGGGTTATTTTCGGCTGTACCGAAATTGGTCTCCTGCTTGACCAGCGGGACTGTCCGCTGCCGGTGTTTGACACGGCGGCGATCCACGCCGCCGATGCAGTTCGCTTTATGTGCGGTGAAGAGTGA
- a CDS encoding MFS transporter produces the protein MPVSLLALAMSAFAIGTTEFVIMGLLPEVAGDLHVSIPVAGWLISGYALGVAIGAPIMALLTARLPRKLSLILLMVIFIVGNLLCALALSYNFLMLARVITALCHGAFFGIGAVVAASLVPAGRKASAVALMFTGLTLANVLGVPIGTWFGQLYGWRATFWGVAIIGVIAFLALVVSLPSQKDEETTDLKSEIKALAHGKLWLSLSMTVFFSAAMFALFSYVAPLLLQITGITPQGVSWTLFLIGAGLTVGNILGGRLADWRVSFSLILSFSLIAVFSLLFRWTSQGAWLAEITLFLWAMAAFATVPALQINVVLHGKEAPNLVSTLNIAAFNVGNALGAWVGGTVIERGFGLTAVPVAAAGLAVIGLILCLINFSNGSGHQQPLTEQ, from the coding sequence ATGCCTGTTTCCTTGCTGGCGCTGGCAATGAGTGCGTTTGCCATCGGCACGACGGAGTTTGTTATTATGGGGCTGCTGCCCGAAGTGGCGGGGGATCTTCATGTCTCCATTCCCGTCGCCGGCTGGCTTATCAGCGGCTATGCGCTGGGCGTTGCCATTGGCGCACCTATTATGGCGCTGCTGACCGCTCGTTTACCGCGCAAGCTATCGTTAATTTTGCTGATGGTGATTTTTATCGTCGGTAATCTGCTGTGTGCCCTTGCGCTTAGTTACAACTTCCTGATGCTTGCGCGTGTTATCACGGCATTGTGCCACGGTGCATTCTTTGGCATTGGCGCCGTTGTGGCGGCAAGTCTGGTACCGGCCGGACGCAAGGCCTCGGCGGTTGCGCTGATGTTCACCGGCTTAACGCTGGCTAACGTGCTTGGCGTACCGATTGGGACCTGGTTCGGGCAGCTTTACGGCTGGCGGGCTACCTTCTGGGGCGTGGCCATTATCGGGGTTATTGCCTTCCTGGCGCTGGTGGTCAGCCTGCCATCACAGAAGGACGAAGAAACGACGGATCTGAAAAGCGAAATCAAAGCGCTGGCCCACGGCAAGCTCTGGCTGTCGCTCAGCATGACCGTGTTCTTCTCTGCGGCGATGTTTGCCCTGTTTAGCTACGTCGCGCCGCTGCTGTTGCAGATAACCGGGATTACGCCACAAGGGGTGAGCTGGACGTTGTTCCTGATCGGCGCCGGGCTGACGGTGGGCAATATTCTGGGCGGGCGGCTGGCGGACTGGCGCGTGTCGTTCAGCCTGATCCTTAGCTTTAGCCTGATTGCGGTCTTCTCACTGCTGTTCCGCTGGACCAGCCAGGGCGCATGGCTTGCGGAAATCACGCTGTTCCTGTGGGCGATGGCGGCGTTTGCGACGGTGCCTGCGCTGCAAATCAACGTAGTGCTGCATGGCAAAGAAGCGCCAAATCTGGTCTCCACGCTCAATATTGCCGCCTTTAACGTAGGCAATGCGCTGGGCGCCTGGGTCGGCGGCACGGTGATTGAACGCGGCTTCGGCCTGACGGCGGTGCCGGTTGCCGCAGCCGGGCTGGCGGTCATCGGGCTGATACTCTGCCTGATTAACTTCAGTAACGGCTCCGGCCACCAGCAGCCGCTGACGGAGCAGTAA
- a CDS encoding LysR family transcriptional regulator, which yields MPAINLRHIEIFHAVMTAGNLTEAAGLLHTSQPTVSRELARFEKLIGLQLFERSRGRLYPTVQGLRLFEEVQRSWYGLDRILSAAESLREFRQGELSIACLPVFSQSFLPRLMQTFLARYPDLSMNIVPQESPLLEEWLSAQRHDLGLTENVTTPAGTERQTLLTLNEVCVLPAGHALAGKDELTPQDFAGENYISLSRTDSYRQLLDSLFQEHDVKRRMVVETHSAASVCAMVQAGAGVSIVNPLTALDYHQRGVVVRRFSVAVPFTVSLIRPLHRPASALVSAFSEHLQSSMHLYSDPLNALLNR from the coding sequence ATGCCGGCCATCAACCTGCGCCACATCGAAATCTTTCACGCCGTGATGACGGCGGGCAACCTGACCGAGGCGGCCGGACTGCTGCACACTTCCCAGCCCACGGTCAGCCGGGAGCTGGCACGCTTTGAAAAGCTTATTGGTCTCCAGCTCTTCGAGCGCAGCCGAGGTCGACTTTACCCCACAGTTCAGGGCCTGCGGCTTTTTGAAGAGGTGCAGCGATCCTGGTACGGGCTGGATCGCATCCTTAGCGCGGCGGAAAGCCTGCGGGAGTTCCGCCAGGGTGAGCTCTCCATCGCCTGTCTGCCGGTCTTTTCACAATCTTTTCTGCCGCGCCTGATGCAAACCTTCCTGGCCCGCTACCCGGATCTCAGCATGAATATCGTGCCGCAAGAGTCGCCGCTGCTGGAAGAGTGGCTCTCCGCCCAGCGCCACGACCTCGGGCTGACGGAAAACGTGACTACGCCAGCCGGAACAGAACGGCAGACGCTGCTGACCCTCAACGAAGTTTGCGTGCTGCCTGCCGGGCATGCCTTAGCCGGAAAGGATGAGCTAACGCCACAGGATTTTGCCGGAGAAAATTACATCAGCCTGTCGCGCACCGACAGCTATCGGCAGCTGCTGGACTCGCTGTTTCAGGAGCATGATGTAAAAAGAAGAATGGTGGTGGAAACCCACAGCGCCGCGTCCGTCTGCGCGATGGTGCAGGCCGGCGCCGGGGTCTCTATCGTCAACCCGCTGACCGCGCTCGATTATCACCAGCGGGGCGTGGTCGTGCGCAGATTCAGCGTTGCGGTGCCTTTTACCGTCAGCCTGATCCGGCCTTTACACCGCCCGGCCTCTGCGCTGGTCAGCGCATTCAGCGAGCACCTACAGAGCAGTATGCATCTGTACAGTGACCCGCTAAACGCGCTGCTTAACCGCTAG